In the Nitrospirales bacterium LBB_01 genome, one interval contains:
- the tgt gene encoding tRNA guanosine(34) transglycosylase Tgt, with product MNFKVLTTDGGARHAALSIRGRTIETPVFMPVGTMGTVKAVTSDELTDLGAEIILCNTYHLYLRPGSTLISKLGGLHKFINWQQPILTDSGGFQIFSLSPLRKITAEGVVFKSYLDGSSHFIGPADAVRIQGELGADIIMAFDDCTPYPSSYQYTQESMALTSEWAKVCRETPHHGQSLFGIIQGGVFKDLRLQSAQELRALDFEGYALGGVSVGEPRELMYEIVNYMADELPQEKPRYLMGVGFPEDILNAVGAGFDMFDCVIPTRTARHGTLLTSKGRISIKGAKYRSDESPLDPDCSCYTCQNFSKAYLNHLYRCREILSMRLNTIHNLHFYFDIMGNIRTAIKEKRFDDFKANWLASYTSKL from the coding sequence ATGAATTTTAAAGTATTGACAACTGATGGAGGAGCCAGACATGCAGCTTTAAGCATAAGAGGCAGAACAATCGAAACACCTGTATTTATGCCTGTGGGAACAATGGGAACTGTTAAAGCGGTAACCTCGGATGAGCTTACAGACCTTGGGGCAGAGATAATTCTGTGTAACACATATCATTTGTACTTAAGGCCGGGGAGTACACTTATCTCTAAGCTTGGCGGTTTGCACAAGTTTATCAACTGGCAGCAACCGATTCTAACCGATAGCGGCGGGTTTCAGATATTTAGTCTATCACCGCTTAGAAAAATAACCGCAGAGGGAGTAGTTTTTAAGTCTTATCTTGACGGCTCATCGCATTTTATTGGGCCTGCCGATGCAGTGCGGATACAAGGTGAGCTTGGCGCTGATATCATCATGGCTTTTGACGACTGCACCCCTTATCCATCTTCATATCAATATACGCAAGAGTCTATGGCGCTTACCTCAGAGTGGGCTAAAGTCTGCAGAGAGACTCCGCATCATGGGCAAAGCCTGTTTGGAATCATTCAGGGGGGAGTGTTTAAAGACTTACGGTTACAGAGTGCTCAGGAGCTTAGGGCGCTGGATTTTGAAGGCTATGCTCTTGGCGGCGTAAGTGTCGGTGAACCGCGTGAGTTGATGTATGAGATAGTAAATTATATGGCAGATGAGCTGCCGCAGGAAAAACCACGGTATCTAATGGGTGTTGGGTTTCCAGAGGACATATTAAACGCTGTTGGCGCTGGGTTTGATATGTTTGATTGTGTCATACCCACTCGTACTGCAAGACACGGCACGCTTCTGACTTCAAAAGGCCGCATCAGCATAAAGGGCGCAAAGTACAGGTCGGATGAGTCTCCGCTTGATCCTGATTGCAGTTGCTACACTTGTCAAAATTTTAGCAAAGCCTATCTTAATCATCTCTACAGATGCCGCGAGATACTTTCAATGAGGCTAAACACCATACATAACCTGCATTTCTATTTTGATATTATGGGTAATATCCGCACTGCGATAAAAGAAAAGCGCTTTGATGATTTTAAAGCAAACTGGCTTGCAAGTTACACCAGTAAATTATGA
- a CDS encoding diguanylate cyclase produces MSKMLKEPLASVDGVLKSLKNLLDARAILADPPVEFLDMDGFVHIYESLLEIRNAIMATSVGDLNYPIRKKGYIAGTIKGLQASLRHLTWQTKAIASGDFTQRVDFMGEFSEAFNTMVKQLDDSMTKLNMREQELIKIAHTDPLTGINNRGYFMELLTTEFERARRYGHTFSVMMTDLDNFKSVNDTRGHGAGDEALRTMARVVQMSGLRANDFWGRIGGEEFAIVLPETVIADAVAVAERIRITLSETPVRYENEEFFITVSIGVSQNRTGDVQATLLSRADEAMYQAKRTGRNRVCQSD; encoded by the coding sequence GTGAGTAAAATGTTAAAAGAGCCGTTAGCATCTGTTGACGGAGTGCTCAAATCCCTAAAAAATCTGCTGGATGCACGTGCCATATTGGCAGACCCTCCAGTGGAGTTTCTCGATATGGATGGATTTGTACACATTTACGAATCTTTGCTTGAGATTCGTAATGCTATAATGGCGACCTCCGTAGGGGATCTCAACTATCCTATACGTAAAAAAGGGTATATCGCTGGAACGATAAAGGGGCTTCAGGCCTCATTGCGTCACCTGACGTGGCAGACCAAAGCAATTGCCTCCGGGGATTTCACTCAGCGGGTGGATTTTATGGGCGAGTTTTCCGAGGCATTTAACACTATGGTAAAGCAGCTGGATGACTCAATGACTAAGCTCAATATGCGTGAGCAGGAACTCATAAAGATAGCTCACACAGACCCTCTGACAGGTATTAATAACCGCGGCTACTTTATGGAGTTGTTGACAACTGAATTTGAACGAGCGCGCCGCTATGGCCACACATTCAGCGTGATGATGACAGACCTTGATAATTTTAAGTCCGTAAACGATACTCGAGGGCATGGGGCAGGGGACGAGGCGCTGCGCACAATGGCGCGTGTTGTACAGATGTCTGGGCTTAGGGCTAATGATTTTTGGGGACGTATTGGGGGAGAGGAGTTTGCCATAGTGCTTCCTGAGACTGTGATTGCCGATGCTGTGGCGGTGGCTGAGCGGATACGGATTACTCTTTCAGAAACTCCTGTCAGATATGAAAATGAGGAATTTTTTATAACCGTAAGCATTGGAGTCAGTCAAAACAGAACAGGGGATGTGCAGGCAACACTGCTTAGCCGAGCTGATGAGGCAATGTATCAAGCCAAACGCACAGGACGCAATAGAGTTTGTCAGTCAGATTAG
- a CDS encoding 4-vinyl reductase has product MTNDRKYKFSWELLGDIAAGRPNLGNKTSLEVYRLLLFTFRDVLETHVGTEMTDKIFHEAGYLSGKEFYANKLTPTKDLGDFVRELQQVLKDMGIGILRLEQADVETGEFVLTISEDLDCSGLPELDHEICVYDEGFIAALLESFSGIKFKVKEIDCWCTGDRTCRFSAKAVKAEA; this is encoded by the coding sequence ATGACTAATGACAGAAAGTATAAGTTTTCATGGGAACTTTTGGGTGACATCGCAGCAGGACGGCCAAATCTTGGCAATAAGACCTCCCTTGAGGTGTATCGTCTGCTTTTGTTTACCTTTCGGGATGTACTTGAAACCCACGTTGGAACAGAAATGACTGACAAGATTTTTCATGAGGCCGGCTATCTCTCCGGTAAAGAATTCTACGCTAACAAACTGACTCCAACCAAAGACCTCGGTGATTTTGTCCGGGAGCTGCAACAGGTGCTGAAAGATATGGGAATCGGCATCTTACGTCTTGAACAGGCCGATGTGGAAACCGGTGAGTTTGTGCTTACCATTTCTGAGGATCTGGACTGCTCTGGATTGCCGGAGCTTGACCACGAGATTTGCGTCTATGATGAGGGGTTTATAGCAGCGCTTCTGGAAAGTTTTTCAGGAATAAAGTTTAAAGTAAAAGAGATTGACTGCTGGTGCACGGGTGACCGTACCTGCCGTTTTTCAGCAAAGGCGGTTAAAGCAGAGGCGTGA
- a CDS encoding chemotaxis protein CheV → MSELMEEVNQRTNLAASNQMEMLTFFLSDGQLYGINVFKIIEVIECPSKIIKMPNSHPSVKGTINFRGKAITTIDLSDALGMDTVDYKNSISYVIICEYNQSVHGFLIKEPNALINKSWTDIKSPSSVMGKSAYLTALTYIEEDKAVQILDIEKILGEIIGIDDKISDSVKEKLNEDSINFKDYHVLVVDDSRAARTMVQSVLEQIGLTYTLLDSAVTAYQMLEDFSKDTVPINDRFHLIISDIEMPGLDGFSFVRKIKENPKLSSLYVVLHSSMTGESNVGKAMQAGADDFIGKFDPNKIAGRVRERITNLINKKKTTSLN, encoded by the coding sequence ATGAGCGAGCTAATGGAGGAGGTCAACCAACGTACAAACCTTGCCGCATCAAACCAAATGGAGATGCTGACATTTTTCTTATCAGACGGTCAGCTCTACGGTATAAACGTGTTTAAGATAATAGAGGTGATAGAGTGTCCATCAAAAATCATTAAGATGCCGAACTCTCATCCCTCAGTAAAAGGGACAATAAATTTCAGAGGGAAAGCCATTACGACAATAGATCTCTCGGATGCGCTGGGGATGGACACCGTTGATTACAAAAACTCTATAAGCTACGTAATAATATGTGAATACAATCAAAGCGTTCACGGTTTTTTAATTAAAGAGCCTAACGCCTTGATAAACAAAAGCTGGACGGATATTAAAAGCCCCTCCTCAGTAATGGGTAAGTCTGCTTATTTGACAGCCCTTACATATATAGAGGAGGATAAGGCGGTTCAGATTCTTGACATAGAGAAAATACTTGGTGAGATAATAGGTATTGATGATAAAATTTCAGATAGTGTTAAGGAGAAACTTAATGAGGACAGCATTAACTTTAAGGACTACCACGTGCTTGTTGTTGACGATTCAAGAGCGGCAAGGACGATGGTTCAGTCGGTGTTGGAGCAGATAGGGCTAACCTATACGCTTTTAGACAGCGCTGTGACAGCGTACCAGATGCTGGAGGATTTTTCAAAAGACACAGTGCCAATCAATGACAGATTCCATCTGATAATTTCCGATATAGAAATGCCCGGGTTGGATGGTTTTTCGTTTGTTAGAAAAATAAAAGAAAATCCCAAACTATCAAGCCTTTATGTGGTTTTACACAGCTCTATGACAGGGGAGTCTAACGTTGGGAAAGCAATGCAGGCAGGGGCTGACGATTTCATAGGCAAGTTTGATCCAAATAAGATTGCAGGCAGAGTCCGTGAAAGAATAACCAACTTGATTAATAAGAAAAAAACTACCTCTCTAAACTAA
- a CDS encoding Hsp20/alpha crystallin family protein, translated as MGGKYWDDMEEFMSIHERVKKLFHSTDDDAIAHQSCAWSPPFDIYETEREFLVKADIPAVSEEDVSISTEDNVLIVKGQRRPGTDAGKEFYHCMERNFGRFMRSFLLPDTVDFGNINATLIDGVLTVTLPKRDDKAAEEKIKVTF; from the coding sequence ATGGGCGGTAAGTATTGGGATGACATGGAGGAATTCATGTCTATACATGAGAGGGTAAAGAAACTCTTTCACAGCACTGATGACGATGCCATAGCCCATCAGTCATGCGCATGGAGTCCGCCATTTGATATATATGAAACGGAAAGAGAATTCCTTGTCAAAGCTGATATTCCTGCCGTCAGTGAGGAGGATGTGTCCATAAGTACGGAGGATAACGTGCTTATAGTAAAGGGACAGAGGAGGCCGGGTACAGACGCCGGTAAGGAGTTTTACCACTGCATGGAGCGGAACTTTGGCAGGTTTATGCGCTCCTTTTTGCTCCCTGACACGGTTGACTTCGGTAACATCAACGCAACCCTTATTGACGGTGTGCTGACAGTGACCCTTCCTAAACGTGATGATAAGGCTGCTGAGGAAAAAATTAAGGTTACATTTTAG
- a CDS encoding metallophosphoesterase yields the protein MLVGVISDSHDNMDNLRRAVTVFNRRGVSKVFHAGDFTSGFTFRVLKDLEAEFTGIFGNNDGDIYLLNKRSGGRIFKQPYEFVLDGKKAVMIHEHFLVKALTNSGLYDIVIFGHTHTVHNEKTGGTLALNPGELCGWLHGSSTAAVLDTDSLDTEIIRLD from the coding sequence ATGCTTGTTGGGGTAATCAGTGATTCGCACGATAATATGGACAATCTCAGACGTGCCGTTACAGTGTTTAATAGAAGAGGTGTTTCAAAGGTCTTTCATGCCGGTGATTTCACATCCGGCTTCACTTTCAGGGTGCTTAAGGATTTAGAGGCTGAATTTACTGGTATCTTTGGCAATAACGACGGCGATATATACCTGTTAAACAAGCGCTCCGGCGGCAGAATTTTTAAACAGCCTTATGAATTTGTGCTTGATGGGAAAAAGGCAGTCATGATTCATGAGCATTTCTTAGTCAAAGCGCTTACAAACTCAGGGCTCTATGATATTGTAATATTTGGGCACACTCACACGGTTCATAACGAAAAGACTGGAGGCACGCTTGCGCTAAATCCTGGAGAGTTATGCGGCTGGCTTCATGGCAGCTCTACCGCGGCTGTTTTAGATACGGATTCATTGGATACTGAGATAATCAGGCTTGACTGA
- a CDS encoding heme-copper oxidase subunit III gives MENVAHGGSHVSGDVHHEVELSAWPFVTAVGSFLIPISFMLAFSWGMSHLGLLVAGVALVVLLIGLFGWLNEVHAKKGETSISKTAIIIFICSEVALFGGLFAGYLYTLLPAGTWPPANTPAGVPPMGLAVLMTVFLVSSSLTIHNAESHLEKGNAGGTSSWLMLTTVLGLAFVLCMAYEWHHLISEGFSLSTNEYGRFFFLITGFHGSHVIIGLIMQVFVLLMVKKGRITKERHVFAKVTSLYWHFVDIVWLLVVCMIYILPFVKLGR, from the coding sequence ATGGAAAATGTTGCACATGGCGGCTCGCATGTGTCAGGTGATGTTCATCACGAGGTAGAGTTAAGTGCATGGCCTTTTGTTACGGCCGTAGGTAGTTTCCTTATTCCAATTTCGTTCATGCTTGCTTTTTCGTGGGGCATGTCCCATCTGGGTTTGCTTGTTGCAGGGGTTGCTCTGGTTGTTCTTCTGATAGGTCTTTTTGGCTGGCTTAATGAGGTTCATGCCAAAAAAGGCGAAACATCTATAAGCAAGACAGCCATCATCATATTCATATGTTCTGAGGTAGCCCTTTTTGGTGGGCTGTTTGCTGGATACTTATACACTCTGCTCCCTGCCGGTACATGGCCTCCGGCAAATACGCCTGCAGGTGTGCCGCCAATGGGTCTTGCTGTTTTAATGACTGTTTTTCTTGTTTCCTCATCGCTCACAATACATAACGCTGAGTCTCATCTTGAAAAGGGCAACGCCGGCGGCACCTCTTCGTGGCTTATGTTGACCACCGTTTTAGGCCTGGCTTTTGTACTGTGTATGGCATATGAGTGGCATCACCTAATCTCCGAGGGTTTTTCACTCTCTACGAATGAATATGGAAGATTTTTCTTTCTCATAACAGGTTTCCACGGCTCCCATGTTATTATTGGCTTGATTATGCAGGTGTTTGTCCTTTTGATGGTAAAAAAGGGCAGGATTACAAAGGAGAGGCATGTTTTTGCAAAAGTAACCAGCTTGTACTGGCATTTTGTTGATATAGTCTGGCTGCTGGTTGTTTGTATGATATACATACTTCCGTTCGTTAAACTCGGCCGATAG
- a CDS encoding SCO family protein, with translation MRILFLILLLLIAAPVESFAPSAGNSTFDAQSLKINEDDYLGKSVPDIAFTDERGTQYKLSDFAGKPLILSIVYYTCYQSCPILNEGLSTALSKIDMKLGKDYNVITLSFDHKENAALAAQFRKNLDVKMKGDIPANFEKWIFAVSAERDIKALTDSVGYRFFFSTEDKMFVHPNVYVFLSPDRKITRYLFGLYPSSFDIKIALLESAKGKVGKFPLVSVVALACYKYDAATGVYRLNLPVIFASIGFSLGALTGLIVFLYSRNLKKKKGLIISR, from the coding sequence ATGCGCATTTTGTTTTTGATTTTGCTGCTTTTAATAGCGGCCCCTGTAGAGTCGTTTGCTCCAAGTGCCGGTAACTCTACGTTTGACGCACAGTCATTGAAGATAAACGAGGATGATTATCTTGGAAAATCAGTTCCAGATATAGCATTTACCGACGAAAGGGGAACTCAGTATAAACTGTCTGATTTTGCAGGGAAACCGTTAATCCTCTCTATTGTTTATTACACATGTTACCAGTCGTGTCCGATTTTGAACGAGGGGTTAAGCACTGCTTTGTCAAAGATTGATATGAAGCTTGGAAAAGACTACAACGTAATCACACTGAGTTTTGACCACAAAGAAAACGCTGCTTTAGCCGCCCAATTCCGCAAAAATCTTGACGTCAAAATGAAGGGCGACATTCCCGCTAATTTTGAAAAGTGGATTTTTGCAGTCAGTGCGGAGCGTGACATTAAGGCTTTGACGGACTCTGTTGGTTACAGATTTTTCTTTTCAACAGAAGATAAGATGTTTGTTCACCCAAACGTCTATGTTTTTCTCTCACCGGATCGCAAGATAACGAGATATTTGTTTGGTTTGTACCCATCGTCATTTGACATAAAGATTGCTCTGCTTGAATCAGCAAAGGGTAAGGTTGGAAAATTTCCGCTGGTTAGTGTCGTTGCTCTTGCTTGTTATAAGTACGATGCGGCAACCGGAGTGTATCGCCTTAACCTGCCTGTGATATTTGCCTCTATAGGATTTTCGTTGGGTGCGCTCACAGGGCTGATAGTGTTTTTGTATTCCAGAAATCTGAAAAAAAAGAAAGGGCTTATAATAAGCCGTTAA
- the coxB gene encoding cytochrome c oxidase subunit II yields MNRFIMLIAAQLVLPAVAMAKDSIPDPAKGWDAHLILLTVISTVVYLIVTIPLIYFVIKYRRKKGNEVGAYIEGSVGLEITWTIVPFILIALIGVHSWALFNDYRNVPKDCFEAKVIAQSFSYEMISPEGIRTVNELRAPVGPVKVNLTSKDVIHSFAVPHFRVREDMVPGRETYLWFNAKDPGTYEVFCSQYCGVGHSQMQAKVIILKKEEYDAWVKQNTAEASASLPPEEKGKKLFESLGCIGCHSVTGDKSPGPTFKGVFGSKTALADGTEIVVDETFIKEKVKNPKDKVVKDYQLMMQPNNVMDTDLNAIVAYVKTLK; encoded by the coding sequence ATGAATAGGTTTATTATGTTAATTGCCGCACAACTGGTGTTGCCAGCGGTTGCAATGGCTAAGGACAGTATTCCTGATCCGGCAAAGGGGTGGGATGCACACCTTATACTTTTAACTGTAATTTCAACCGTTGTTTACCTGATTGTTACCATTCCTTTGATTTACTTCGTTATTAAGTACAGAAGAAAGAAGGGAAATGAGGTTGGAGCGTATATTGAGGGCAGTGTGGGTCTTGAGATAACCTGGACGATAGTGCCTTTCATATTAATAGCTCTTATCGGAGTTCATTCATGGGCTCTTTTTAACGACTACAGAAACGTGCCAAAAGATTGTTTTGAGGCTAAGGTGATAGCCCAGTCTTTTTCCTATGAGATGATTTCTCCTGAGGGAATCAGGACAGTAAACGAACTAAGGGCGCCGGTAGGCCCTGTGAAGGTGAACCTTACCAGTAAGGACGTTATTCACAGTTTTGCAGTTCCACACTTTAGGGTACGTGAGGATATGGTGCCGGGGCGTGAAACGTATCTTTGGTTTAACGCTAAGGACCCGGGCACTTACGAGGTATTTTGTTCTCAGTACTGCGGAGTCGGACACTCTCAAATGCAGGCTAAAGTTATAATACTTAAAAAAGAAGAATATGACGCATGGGTAAAACAAAACACTGCTGAGGCTTCTGCCTCACTGCCTCCTGAGGAAAAAGGCAAAAAACTTTTTGAATCACTTGGCTGTATAGGGTGCCACTCAGTAACCGGCGATAAGAGCCCTGGTCCAACATTTAAGGGAGTTTTTGGATCTAAGACTGCACTTGCAGACGGCACAGAGATTGTTGTAGATGAGACGTTTATAAAGGAAAAGGTAAAAAATCCAAAAGACAAGGTTGTTAAAGACTATCAGCTTATGATGCAGCCTAACAACGTGATGGATACAGACCTTAACGCCATAGTGGCATACGTAAAGACACTTAAATAA
- a CDS encoding cytochrome C oxidase subunit I, which yields MNEPKGFKSWLFTTDHKKIGIMYLVTAMIFFVVGLLLATVMRIENMDMSKQVIIGPELYNVAFTIHGAAMVLFWMIPILLGFFANYLVPLMIGAHDVAFPRLNALSYWLYVGAGLIAVLALVMPGRLDTGWWAYPPYSIKTTANIAFYVFAVHLLGASSIAAAVNFITTIVTLRAPGMTWGRLNLTVWGLLGGFIIQLIGVPVLAAGVTLLLFDKYLGTSFYDAFKGGSPILYEHLFWFYAHPAVYVVALPVFGIVSDIISTFSQKKVYGYTSMAIAIMIITVLGFETWVHHLYVAGTLNWSRIVFMWGTILIGVPTGIKTFNWLATLHKGSIDLKTPMLHALGFISLFTIGGVTGVMNGSVSFDINVHDTHWVVAHFHYVLAISMSMLCIGGIYYWFPKVTGKMYNESLGKFAFWLTLIGAMIAFLPQFHIGIEGIPRRYWKLPVRYMGEMRVASIFSFIAILGFLLTIFNFLKSAISGPKAPSNPWNSKSLEWQIPSPPPFYNFDKIPVITEGPYEYGKPEGDVKKGH from the coding sequence ATGAATGAGCCGAAGGGATTTAAATCGTGGTTGTTCACAACGGACCATAAAAAGATAGGCATCATGTATCTTGTGACTGCAATGATCTTTTTTGTGGTTGGACTACTGCTTGCAACAGTTATGAGAATAGAGAATATGGACATGAGCAAGCAAGTGATTATTGGGCCTGAGCTTTACAATGTTGCCTTTACAATTCACGGGGCTGCTATGGTGCTTTTCTGGATGATACCGATTTTGCTTGGGTTTTTTGCTAACTACCTTGTGCCTCTTATGATAGGGGCGCATGATGTGGCATTTCCCAGGTTGAATGCTCTAAGTTATTGGCTCTACGTAGGGGCCGGGCTTATAGCGGTGCTTGCCCTTGTTATGCCCGGGCGACTTGACACCGGCTGGTGGGCATACCCCCCGTACTCAATAAAGACAACAGCTAACATAGCATTTTACGTTTTTGCAGTACATCTGCTTGGAGCTTCAAGCATAGCTGCTGCCGTTAATTTTATTACAACAATTGTAACCCTGAGAGCGCCCGGCATGACCTGGGGCAGATTAAACCTCACCGTGTGGGGACTTCTTGGCGGGTTTATAATTCAGTTGATAGGAGTCCCTGTGCTTGCAGCCGGCGTGACACTGCTTCTATTTGACAAGTACCTTGGCACATCCTTCTATGACGCCTTTAAGGGAGGCTCTCCGATTCTCTACGAGCACCTTTTCTGGTTCTATGCCCATCCTGCAGTTTATGTCGTTGCTCTGCCTGTATTTGGCATAGTATCAGACATTATCTCTACATTTTCACAGAAAAAGGTCTATGGCTACACAAGTATGGCTATTGCAATAATGATTATAACAGTGCTTGGGTTTGAAACATGGGTGCATCACTTGTATGTTGCAGGCACATTGAACTGGTCAAGAATTGTCTTTATGTGGGGAACGATTCTTATAGGAGTTCCAACAGGGATAAAGACCTTTAACTGGCTGGCTACTCTCCATAAAGGCTCAATTGATCTTAAAACACCTATGCTTCATGCGCTTGGCTTTATATCGCTTTTTACCATAGGCGGTGTAACCGGCGTAATGAACGGCTCTGTTTCATTTGACATCAACGTTCATGACACACACTGGGTAGTGGCTCATTTCCATTATGTGTTGGCAATCAGTATGTCAATGCTCTGTATCGGAGGAATTTACTACTGGTTTCCAAAAGTTACCGGTAAGATGTATAACGAATCGCTTGGTAAGTTTGCTTTTTGGCTAACGTTAATTGGCGCCATGATAGCATTCCTTCCCCAGTTCCATATCGGAATTGAAGGTATCCCAAGAAGATACTGGAAACTGCCGGTAAGGTACATGGGTGAGATGAGAGTAGCCTCAATATTTTCTTTCATAGCAATTCTTGGGTTTTTGCTGACCATATTTAACTTTTTGAAGTCAGCGATAAGCGGCCCAAAGGCGCCTTCTAACCCTTGGAATTCAAAGTCCCTTGAGTGGCAGATTCCCTCACCGCCTCCTTTCTACAACTTTGATAAAATCCCCGTTATAACCGAAGGGCCGTATGAGTATGGTAAACCTGAGGGAGATGTTAAGAAGGGTCATTAA
- a CDS encoding cytochrome C oxidase subunit I produces the protein MNINRVSLVKGWLYLAISSLVFAGMLSVILVFSRTPYIQNIFPLIKDFRVALVVHVDLSVLIWFVAFAGVLWSVYGGERLLKFGAVSLFFSALGTLIVALSPFLGATHPLMNNYVPVLNDKVFLVGLIIFFIGFLMLTLRGLIVIKVEGAFKSLDAALHLGLKLGAIIGLVSIASIVYTYFKIPNNLDATRYYEVLFWGGGHMLQFMHTLLMLIVWLLLAVESGVDFNKTPPWVFTAAFLALFAGSLGGPYIFATTAVETDQFREAFTELMEWGVGYSVVILALLIIYGLIKSKAGSDNKHVRAALISSLFLFGAGGSIGYLISGVNVTIPAHYHGAIVGVTLAYMGLVYMYLPKLGFGRVSGKLGAVQAYLYGTGQFMHISGLAWAGGYNVQRKVTGVEQGLDSIRKIASMSLMGLGGVVAVASGFLFLYVTIRALRGKETSGSEFDRISV, from the coding sequence GTGAACATAAACCGAGTATCTCTTGTTAAAGGTTGGCTGTATCTTGCCATATCGAGTCTTGTTTTTGCGGGGATGCTATCGGTGATTTTAGTGTTTTCACGGACTCCCTATATACAAAACATTTTCCCGCTGATAAAGGACTTCAGGGTGGCGCTTGTCGTGCATGTGGACTTATCGGTGTTGATTTGGTTTGTGGCTTTTGCAGGTGTGTTGTGGAGCGTGTATGGAGGCGAGAGGCTCTTGAAGTTTGGGGCAGTGTCTTTATTTTTTAGCGCTCTGGGGACTTTAATAGTGGCGCTTAGTCCGTTTTTAGGAGCAACTCATCCGCTTATGAATAACTATGTGCCGGTTTTAAATGACAAGGTGTTTTTGGTTGGTTTGATTATATTTTTTATAGGTTTTTTAATGCTCACTTTGAGAGGCTTGATTGTGATAAAAGTGGAGGGGGCGTTTAAGAGTTTGGATGCAGCTCTTCATTTGGGGTTAAAGCTGGGGGCGATTATAGGTCTTGTGTCAATAGCATCAATAGTATATACATACTTCAAGATACCCAACAATTTAGATGCTACACGGTACTATGAGGTACTGTTTTGGGGTGGCGGGCATATGCTTCAGTTTATGCACACACTGCTTATGCTTATAGTGTGGCTGCTGCTTGCGGTGGAGAGCGGCGTAGATTTCAATAAAACTCCGCCGTGGGTGTTTACTGCGGCTTTTTTGGCACTTTTTGCTGGCTCGCTTGGAGGCCCATATATTTTTGCAACTACTGCGGTAGAAACCGATCAATTCCGTGAGGCATTTACTGAGCTGATGGAATGGGGAGTTGGGTATTCGGTTGTAATTTTAGCGTTACTAATTATTTACGGGCTGATAAAGAGCAAAGCTGGTTCAGACAATAAACACGTGCGGGCAGCGCTCATTAGTTCTTTGTTTTTATTTGGAGCCGGAGGATCTATCGGGTATTTGATAAGCGGTGTAAATGTAACAATTCCAGCTCATTATCATGGAGCAATTGTAGGGGTAACACTTGCCTACATGGGGCTTGTCTATATGTATTTGCCCAAGCTGGGTTTTGGTAGAGTATCGGGCAAGTTGGGGGCAGTACAGGCGTATCTGTATGGCACAGGGCAGTTTATGCACATATCAGGGCTTGCGTGGGCTGGCGGGTACAATGTACAGAGGAAGGTTACCGGTGTTGAGCAGGGACTTGATTCAATCAGAAAAATAGCCAGCATGTCGCTGATGGGTTTAGGCGGAGTGGTTGCAGTAGCCTCGGGGTTTCTGTTTCTTTACGTTACAATAAGAGCGCTCAGAGGGAAAGAGACAAGCGGGTCGGAATTTGACAGGATTTCTGTCTGA